One genomic segment of Clostridium estertheticum subsp. estertheticum includes these proteins:
- a CDS encoding superoxide dismutase: protein MYNLKPKTFDFESVQGISKKQLDEHYKLYTGYVTKLNEIWNTPYTPDNYNDSNPTYSKMRSLKRGETYSLNGVKLHNLYFENMTGGNNTPYGPIFNAIINQFLSYDNFISYLTNVGLSMRGWAVLTLDLLDNSLHIVGSDSHDNGAVWLSCPILIMDVYEHAYFMDFGTNRKKYISTFIENINWNVLNERFERYISPLKSMDMMSKNIKKNRYYPYSY from the coding sequence ATGTATAATCTTAAACCTAAAACATTTGATTTTGAATCAGTCCAAGGAATTTCTAAAAAACAACTAGACGAACATTATAAATTGTATACAGGTTATGTAACCAAATTAAACGAAATTTGGAATACTCCATACACACCTGATAATTATAATGATAGTAACCCCACTTATTCTAAAATGCGTTCTTTAAAACGAGGCGAAACATACTCATTAAACGGCGTAAAACTCCATAATCTATACTTTGAAAATATGACCGGAGGCAATAACACACCTTATGGTCCAATATTTAATGCTATAATAAATCAATTTTTATCCTATGATAATTTTATTTCATACCTTACAAACGTAGGATTATCAATGAGGGGTTGGGCAGTACTTACCCTTGATCTACTTGATAACAGTTTGCACATAGTAGGAAGTGATTCACATGATAATGGTGCAGTATGGCTTTCTTGTCCAATACTCATAATGGATGTTTACGAGCATGCATACTTTATGGATTTTGGTACAAATAGAAAAAAATACATTTCTACATTTATTGAGAATATAAATTGGAATGTTTTAAATGAAAGATTCGAGAGATATATTTCTCCCCTTAAGTCTATGGATATGATGTCAAAGAATATTAAAAAAAACAGATATTATCCTTATTCTTATTAA
- the rpsI gene encoding 30S ribosomal protein S9, whose protein sequence is MAKVQYIGTGRRKTSVARVRLVPGEGKIIINKRAIENYFGLETLILIVNQPLVLTGTKDKFDVLVNVNGGGYTGQAGAIRHGISRSLLKADLTLRPELKKAGFLTRDPRMTERKKYGLKKARRASQFSKR, encoded by the coding sequence ATGGCAAAGGTTCAATATATAGGAACAGGAAGAAGAAAAACATCAGTTGCTAGAGTAAGACTTGTACCTGGAGAAGGTAAAATTATTATAAATAAAAGAGCTATAGAAAACTATTTTGGATTAGAAACTTTAATTCTTATAGTTAACCAGCCGTTAGTATTAACTGGAACTAAAGATAAATTTGATGTTTTAGTTAATGTTAATGGTGGTGGATATACAGGTCAAGCTGGAGCAATAAGACATGGTATCTCTAGATCTTTATTAAAAGCTGATCTAACTTTAAGACCAGAACTTAAAAAAGCAGGATTCTTAACAAGAGATCCTAGAATGACAGAAAGAAAGAAATACGGTCTTAAAAAAGCAAGAAGAGCATCTCAATTCTCAAAGAGATAA
- the rplM gene encoding 50S ribosomal protein L13: MKSYLAKPLEVERKWFVVDVEGKVLGRAASQIAAILRGKHKPTFTPHVDTGDFVIVINADKIVLTGKKLDQKMLRHHSHYPGGLKEVPYRVALAKKPEFIFEEAVRRMLPTGPLGRQTLKKMIVYRGPEHKNEAQNPEVLVLKY; this comes from the coding sequence ATGAAATCATACTTAGCAAAACCACTAGAAGTAGAAAGAAAATGGTTCGTTGTAGATGTAGAAGGAAAAGTTTTAGGAAGGGCAGCAAGTCAAATAGCTGCAATACTAAGAGGAAAACATAAACCAACATTTACGCCACATGTAGATACAGGTGACTTTGTAATTGTAATAAATGCAGATAAGATAGTTTTAACTGGTAAGAAATTAGACCAAAAAATGTTAAGACATCACTCTCATTATCCAGGTGGATTAAAAGAAGTTCCATATAGAGTAGCATTAGCTAAAAAGCCTGAGTTCATTTTTGAAGAGGCAGTTAGAAGAATGCTTCCAACGGGACCATTAGGTCGTCAAACACTTAAAAAAATGATCGTTTACAGAGGACCAGAACATAAGAATGAAGCACAAAACCCAGAAGTACTAGTACTTAAATACTAA
- the truA gene encoding tRNA pseudouridine(38-40) synthase TruA encodes MRNIKIIIEYDGTNYSGWQRQNNVMTIQEKIESAIEELTGEKTQITGSSRTDAGVHAKGYTGNFYTNSKIVIEKFTGAINSKLPRDIVILQSFEVPYEFHSRYNSMGKMYSYTIINRRQAVAVGRDYIYHHKQILDVEAMQIGAQYFMGTHDFSAFKNLGSSAKTSVRTISRLDIVKNEEIIKIYIAADGFLYNMVRIIVGALIRVGEGKIKPSEIKDIIESKQRSKAGKSVPANGLCLEEVFY; translated from the coding sequence GTGAGAAACATCAAGATTATTATAGAATACGATGGAACAAACTACTCAGGATGGCAAAGACAAAATAATGTTATGACTATTCAAGAGAAAATTGAGAGTGCTATCGAGGAACTTACGGGTGAAAAAACTCAAATTACAGGTTCTAGCAGAACTGATGCTGGAGTTCATGCAAAGGGTTATACAGGTAACTTTTACACTAATAGCAAAATAGTCATAGAAAAATTTACAGGAGCTATTAATAGTAAGCTCCCAAGAGATATTGTTATTTTACAGTCTTTTGAGGTTCCATATGAGTTTCATTCAAGGTATAACAGTATGGGTAAGATGTATAGTTATACTATAATTAATAGACGACAAGCTGTTGCAGTAGGGCGTGATTACATATACCATCATAAGCAAATATTAGATGTAGAGGCTATGCAAATAGGTGCCCAGTATTTTATGGGTACTCATGATTTCTCTGCTTTCAAAAATTTAGGTAGTTCTGCGAAAACTTCAGTAAGAACTATTTCTAGGCTAGATATTGTAAAGAATGAAGAGATTATAAAAATATATATTGCAGCTGATGGATTTTTATACAATATGGTTAGAATAATAGTTGGAGCATTAATTAGAGTTGGGGAAGGGAAAATAAAACCAAGCGAGATTAAAGATATAATTGAGTCGAAACAGAGATCAAAGGCTGGAAAATCTGTTCCGGCGAATGGATTATGTTTAGAAGAAGTTTTTTATTAA
- a CDS encoding energy-coupling factor transporter transmembrane component T family protein, with product MIKDITIGQYIPGDSFIHKLDPRFKILISILFIIDLFLVNNFEGYLYVFIFILATILIAKLSLKYIYSGLKPILILLLITAVLNIFMTGGNGSLPLIQWHFIKIYKEGLIIAAFMIIRLVFLIMGTSILTLTTSPIELTDGIESLLNPFKKIGLPAHELAMMMTIALRFIPTLMDETDKIMKAQMARGADFESGNLISRAKSLIPILVPLFISSFRRADELAMAMESRCYKGGEGRTRMKQLKVTKRDYIASCSFILLFVITIVSRT from the coding sequence ATGATCAAAGATATTACAATAGGACAATATATACCAGGAGATTCTTTTATACATAAGTTAGACCCAAGATTTAAGATATTAATATCTATATTATTTATTATTGACTTATTTCTGGTAAACAATTTTGAAGGCTACTTATATGTATTTATATTTATATTAGCCACAATATTAATAGCAAAGCTATCTTTAAAGTACATTTATAGCGGATTAAAGCCAATCTTAATTTTATTACTTATTACGGCAGTATTAAATATTTTTATGACTGGTGGGAATGGAAGTCTTCCACTTATTCAATGGCATTTTATAAAAATTTATAAAGAAGGTTTAATTATTGCCGCATTTATGATTATTAGACTAGTGTTTTTAATTATGGGAACATCAATACTAACACTTACAACATCACCTATAGAATTAACTGATGGTATAGAGAGCCTCCTTAATCCATTTAAAAAAATAGGGTTGCCGGCTCATGAGTTGGCAATGATGATGACTATAGCGTTAAGGTTTATTCCGACGTTAATGGATGAGACCGATAAAATCATGAAAGCGCAAATGGCCAGAGGTGCTGATTTCGAATCTGGTAATTTAATAAGTAGGGCTAAAAGTTTAATCCCTATTCTAGTACCTTTATTTATAAGTTCTTTTAGGCGGGCAGATGAATTAGCGATGGCTATGGAATCTAGATGCTATAAGGGCGGAGAAGGAAGAACTAGAATGAAACAACTAAAAGTAACTAAAAGAGATTATATTGCAAGTTGTTCCTTTATACTGCTGTTTGTCATTACTATTGTTAGTAGAACATAA
- a CDS encoding energy-coupling factor transporter ATPase, with the protein MSIKIENLTYIYMPKTPFEKKAIDDVSIEIKQGEFVALIGHTGSGKSTLIQHINGLLKPTSGTILVDDIDITKKKMKLTNIRKKVGLVFQYPEYQLFEETIEKDISFGPRNLGLDNDEINRRVQRAMKIVGLGYEEYKDKSPFEISGGQKRRVAIAGVVAMEPKVLILDEPTAGLDPKGRDDILNKIVELYKANNMTIILVSHSMEDVAKVANRVLVMDKGKCILDGTPEKVFREIDTLESVGLAVPQVTYLIRELRNKGFDLSQDIFTIEKAKQELFKILKKD; encoded by the coding sequence ATGTCAATTAAAATAGAAAATCTAACATATATATATATGCCAAAAACTCCTTTTGAAAAAAAAGCTATAGATGATGTATCTATAGAAATAAAGCAAGGAGAATTTGTGGCACTCATTGGGCATACCGGCTCAGGTAAATCGACACTAATTCAACATATAAATGGTTTACTAAAACCAACTTCAGGTACGATTTTAGTAGATGATATTGATATAACAAAGAAAAAAATGAAATTAACAAATATAAGAAAAAAAGTTGGGCTAGTATTTCAATATCCTGAATATCAACTTTTTGAAGAAACTATTGAAAAAGACATTTCATTTGGACCTCGAAATTTAGGTTTAGATAATGATGAAATAAATAGAAGAGTTCAAAGGGCTATGAAAATTGTTGGACTTGGTTATGAAGAATATAAAGATAAATCACCTTTTGAGATAAGTGGTGGACAAAAGAGAAGAGTAGCTATTGCGGGAGTAGTGGCTATGGAACCAAAAGTGTTGATCTTAGATGAACCAACTGCAGGACTTGATCCAAAAGGAAGAGATGACATCTTAAATAAAATTGTTGAGCTTTATAAAGCAAACAATATGACTATAATTTTAGTATCACATAGTATGGAAGATGTAGCTAAAGTTGCAAATAGAGTTTTAGTAATGGATAAAGGAAAATGTATCTTAGATGGAACACCTGAGAAGGTTTTTAGAGAGATAGATACCTTAGAAAGTGTTGGCCTCGCAGTACCGCAGGTAACATATTTAATTAGGGAACTTCGTAATAAAGGATTTGATTTATCACAAGATATATTCACCATAGAAAAAGCAAAACAAGAGTTGTTTAAGATACTCAAAAAAGATTAG
- a CDS encoding energy-coupling factor transporter ATPase: protein MGEKMVICNKLVYKYPQSEGEEPKVAIDGLDLEVNRGEFLVVLGHNGSGKSTFAKHINALLIPTDGEIYVDGLQTSVEANLWNIRNVAGMVFQNPDNQIVATIVEEDVAFGPENLGLDPKEIRKRVDDALKSVHMYEYRKHAPHLLSGGQKQRVAIAGILAMMPKCIVFDEPTAMLDPYGRKEVMSTIKKINKNYGITIILITHNMEEAVEADRIVVMDSGKIVMNGKPKEIFKNVAIMKQIGLDVPQVTELAYELRQKGINIGSDILTINEMVNALCQLK, encoded by the coding sequence ATGGGTGAAAAAATGGTTATATGTAATAAACTTGTTTATAAGTACCCGCAAAGTGAAGGTGAAGAACCTAAAGTTGCCATAGATGGATTAGATCTAGAGGTTAATAGGGGCGAATTTTTAGTGGTACTAGGCCATAATGGCTCAGGAAAATCAACTTTTGCTAAACATATAAATGCACTACTAATACCAACAGACGGGGAAATTTATGTGGATGGATTACAAACATCTGTAGAAGCTAATCTATGGAACATTAGAAATGTAGCTGGTATGGTATTTCAAAATCCAGATAATCAAATTGTTGCAACTATAGTAGAAGAAGATGTAGCATTTGGTCCAGAGAACTTAGGATTAGACCCTAAGGAAATTAGAAAAAGAGTGGATGATGCGTTAAAAAGTGTACATATGTATGAATATAGAAAACATGCTCCGCATTTGCTTTCAGGTGGTCAAAAACAAAGAGTAGCTATTGCAGGTATTCTTGCTATGATGCCCAAATGCATTGTTTTCGATGAACCAACAGCAATGCTTGATCCATATGGAAGAAAAGAAGTTATGAGCACTATAAAAAAAATAAACAAAAATTATGGGATAACAATAATTCTAATAACTCATAATATGGAAGAAGCGGTAGAAGCGGATAGAATAGTAGTTATGGATAGTGGTAAAATTGTAATGAATGGAAAACCAAAAGAAATATTTAAGAATGTAGCTATTATGAAACAAATAGGCTTAGATGTTCCGCAGGTAACAGAACTTGCGTACGAACTTAGACAGAAGGGTATTAATATAGGATCTGATATACTAACTATAAATGAGATGGTGAATGCATTATGTCAATTAAAATAG
- the rplQ gene encoding 50S ribosomal protein L17, translating into MAMYRKLGRSTDQRIAMFRSLATNLLKYGKIETTVTRAKETRKFAERMITLGKRGDLHARRQALAFITEESVVKDLFDNIAPKYAERNGGYTRIMKMGPRRGDAAEMSIIELV; encoded by the coding sequence ATGGCAATGTATCGTAAATTAGGCCGTTCCACTGATCAAAGAATTGCAATGTTTAGAAGTCTTGCAACTAATTTGTTGAAGTATGGTAAAATTGAAACTACAGTAACTAGAGCAAAAGAAACTAGAAAATTTGCTGAAAGAATGATAACTCTTGGAAAAAGAGGAGATCTTCATGCTAGAAGACAAGCACTTGCATTCATTACTGAAGAAAGCGTAGTTAAAGATTTATTTGATAATATTGCACCCAAATACGCTGAGAGAAACGGCGGATATACTAGAATTATGAAAATGGGTCCAAGAAGAGGCGACGCAGCAGAAATGAGTATAATTGAATTAGTATAG
- a CDS encoding DNA-directed RNA polymerase subunit alpha yields the protein MLEIEKPKIECVETAEDGSYGKFIIEPLERGYGITLGNALRRILLSSLPGVATTAVKIDTVLHEFSTVKGVKEDVTELILNIKSLALTMEGEGPRTVYIDAKGPGVVTGADISTDGDVVVVNSDLHIATLDDDAKLYMELTVNKGRGYVSMAKNKTDELPIATIPVDSIYTPVKRVNFAVENTRVGQITDYDKLTIEIWTNGTIRPDEAIGLSAKILIEHFKLFMTLTDHADNVEIMVEKEEDKKEKVLEMTIEELDLSVRSYNCLKRAGINTVQELTERSMDDMMKVRNLGKKSLEEVEQKLQALSLNLKLTEE from the coding sequence ATGTTGGAAATAGAAAAGCCAAAAATAGAATGTGTAGAAACAGCTGAAGATGGTTCTTATGGTAAATTTATAATTGAACCATTGGAAAGAGGTTATGGTATAACTTTAGGTAATGCATTAAGAAGAATTCTTCTTTCTTCTTTACCTGGAGTTGCTACAACAGCAGTTAAGATTGATACAGTACTTCACGAATTTTCCACAGTTAAAGGTGTTAAAGAAGATGTTACAGAATTAATTCTAAACATTAAAAGCTTAGCACTTACAATGGAAGGTGAAGGTCCTAGAACAGTTTATATTGATGCTAAAGGACCCGGAGTAGTTACTGGAGCAGACATTAGCACTGATGGAGATGTAGTGGTAGTTAATAGTGACTTGCATATAGCAACATTGGATGACGATGCTAAATTATATATGGAACTAACTGTTAATAAAGGTAGAGGATATGTGTCTATGGCTAAAAATAAGACAGATGAATTGCCAATAGCTACGATACCAGTAGATTCAATTTATACTCCAGTTAAAAGAGTAAATTTTGCTGTTGAAAACACAAGAGTAGGCCAAATCACTGATTATGATAAATTGACAATTGAAATTTGGACTAATGGTACAATTAGACCAGATGAGGCTATTGGTTTATCAGCTAAAATTCTTATCGAACACTTTAAATTATTTATGACATTAACAGATCATGCTGATAATGTTGAAATAATGGTTGAAAAAGAAGAAGATAAGAAAGAAAAAGTTCTTGAAATGACTATTGAAGAATTAGACCTTTCAGTTAGAAGCTATAATTGCTTGAAAAGAGCTGGAATTAATACAGTTCAAGAATTAACAGAAAGATCAATGGATGATATGATGAAGGTTAGAAATTTAGGTAAGAAATCACTTGAAGAAGTTGAACAGAAACTTCAGGCTTTGAGTTTGAATTTGAAACTAACTGAAGAGTAA
- the rpsD gene encoding 30S ribosomal protein S4, producing MARYTGATCRLCRREGMKLNLKGDRCFTDKCAFARRGYAPGQHGQSKKKMSNYGLQLREKQKAKRIYGVLESQFRRYYEKADKLRGITGENLLRLLEVRLDNVVYRLGYGNSRQEARQLVTHGHFLVNGKKVDIPSYSLTANEVVSACEKSRATEKFKVFIENPKTLPNWLEANLEKFEGKVLAQPTREDIDVPVNETLIVELYSK from the coding sequence ATGGCAAGATATACTGGAGCTACTTGTAGACTTTGCAGAAGAGAAGGTATGAAGCTCAACCTTAAGGGTGATAGATGCTTTACAGATAAATGTGCATTTGCCAGAAGAGGCTATGCACCAGGACAACATGGACAAAGCAAGAAAAAAATGTCCAATTACGGATTACAGTTAAGAGAAAAACAAAAAGCTAAGAGAATATACGGAGTACTTGAAAGTCAATTTAGAAGATACTATGAAAAGGCTGACAAGTTAAGAGGAATAACAGGTGAGAACCTATTAAGACTCTTAGAAGTCAGACTTGATAATGTAGTTTATAGATTGGGTTATGGTAATTCAAGACAAGAAGCTAGGCAACTAGTTACTCACGGACATTTCTTAGTTAATGGTAAAAAGGTAGATATTCCTTCTTACAGTTTAACAGCAAATGAAGTAGTGTCTGCATGTGAAAAAAGCAGAGCTACTGAGAAGTTTAAGGTTTTCATTGAAAACCCTAAAACTTTACCAAATTGGTTAGAAGCTAACTTAGAAAAATTTGAAGGAAAAGTTTTAGCACAACCAACTAGGGAAGATATAGATGTTCCTGTTAATGAAACGTTAATCGTCGAATTATACAGTAAATAG
- the rpsK gene encoding 30S ribosomal protein S11 yields the protein MAQKVKRSRRKKERKNVEHGCAHIKSTFNNSIVTLTDAAGNALSWSSAGGLGFRGSRKSTPFAAQMAAEAATKAAMEHGLKSVDVFVKGPGAGREAAIRSLQAAGLEITLIKDVTPIPHNGCRPPKRRRV from the coding sequence ATGGCTCAGAAAGTTAAAAGAAGTAGAAGAAAAAAAGAAAGAAAAAATGTTGAGCACGGTTGTGCACACATAAAGTCTACTTTCAATAATTCCATCGTTACACTTACAGATGCAGCTGGTAATGCTTTATCTTGGTCTAGTGCAGGTGGATTAGGTTTTAGAGGATCTAGAAAGAGTACTCCATTCGCAGCTCAAATGGCAGCAGAAGCTGCTACAAAAGCAGCTATGGAGCACGGACTAAAGAGTGTTGACGTATTTGTTAAAGGACCAGGAGCAGGTAGAGAAGCGGCAATTAGGTCACTTCAAGCGGCTGGATTAGAAATTACATTAATCAAAGACGTTACTCCAATTCCTCATAATGGATGTAGACCACCAAAGAGAAGAAGAGTTTGA
- the rpsM gene encoding 30S ribosomal protein S13, with protein MARIAGIDLPREKRVEIGLTYIFGIGLTKSQGIIKTVGINPDTRVKDLTEEEVNELRTYIQKNFIIEGDLRRRVALDIKRLMEVGCYRGIRHRKGLPVRGQKTKTNARTRKGPKKTMAGKKK; from the coding sequence ATGGCAAGAATAGCAGGTATTGACCTACCAAGGGAAAAAAGAGTTGAAATAGGTTTAACATATATATTTGGTATAGGCTTAACAAAGTCACAAGGTATTATTAAAACTGTTGGGATAAATCCTGATACAAGAGTTAAGGACTTAACAGAAGAAGAAGTTAATGAGTTAAGAACATACATTCAAAAGAATTTTATAATTGAGGGTGACTTAAGAAGAAGAGTTGCATTAGATATAAAAAGGTTAATGGAAGTTGGATGTTATAGAGGCATAAGACATAGAAAAGGTCTTCCAGTAAGAGGACAAAAAACTAAAACTAATGCAAGAACAAGAAAAGGCCCTAAGAAAACAATGGCGGGCAAGAAGAAATAG
- the rpmJ gene encoding 50S ribosomal protein L36, which yields MKVRPSVKPMCEKCKVIKRKGRVMVICENPKHKQKQG from the coding sequence ATGAAAGTAAGACCATCAGTTAAACCTATGTGTGAAAAATGTAAGGTTATTAAGAGAAAAGGAAGAGTAATGGTTATCTGTGAAAATCCTAAGCATAAACAAAAACAAGGTTGA
- the infA gene encoding translation initiation factor IF-1 yields the protein MSKDDIIEMQGVVVETLPNAIFQVELESGHKILAHISGKLRMNFIRILPGDKVTVELSPYDLTRGRITWRDK from the coding sequence ATGTCAAAAGATGATATAATAGAAATGCAAGGTGTGGTAGTAGAAACTTTGCCCAATGCAATATTTCAAGTTGAATTGGAGAGTGGGCATAAAATATTAGCTCATATCTCGGGTAAGTTAAGAATGAATTTCATAAGAATATTACCAGGAGACAAGGTTACAGTAGAACTTTCCCCATATGATTTGACACGTGGGAGAATAACTTGGAGAGACAAGTAA
- a CDS encoding KOW domain-containing RNA-binding protein, translating into MEKNSLIGKVVHSKAGRDMHKTFIIVGILSNEYVYISDGELRRIEKPKKKKIKHLKFTGTVAEEIRDIILSEKEVTNSKIKIFLQSADIGKEV; encoded by the coding sequence TTGGAGAAAAATAGCCTTATAGGTAAGGTGGTACATTCTAAAGCAGGCAGGGATATGCACAAAACATTTATTATTGTAGGTATACTAAGTAATGAATATGTGTACATTTCTGACGGAGAGTTAAGAAGGATCGAGAAACCTAAAAAGAAGAAGATTAAACATCTAAAATTTACAGGCACTGTAGCTGAAGAAATTAGGGATATAATTTTATCTGAAAAAGAGGTTACTAATTCTAAAATTAAAATATTTTTGCAGTCTGCAGATATTGGTAAGGAGGTTTGA
- a CDS encoding adenylate kinase gives MRIILLGPPGAGKGTQAKSISNKFSIPHISTGDIFRKNISEKTPLGIEAKRHIDKGHLVPDKLTIDIIKDRLDNEDCVNGFLLDGYPRTVNQGEALKTLLDEKDIHLDTALLIKVPREFILDRMTGRRVCLACGASYHIAFNPSKVDGKCDLCGSDLVQRADDTEVTVNERIDIYEAQTQPLIKYYGDKNLLSEVDGTQEINSVFDSICSILAEIKNDKH, from the coding sequence ATGAGAATAATCTTATTAGGTCCTCCGGGAGCTGGAAAAGGAACTCAAGCTAAATCAATTAGTAATAAGTTCTCAATACCACATATATCAACAGGGGATATATTCAGAAAAAATATTTCAGAAAAAACCCCTCTTGGAATTGAAGCTAAGAGACATATTGATAAGGGGCATTTAGTCCCTGATAAATTGACTATAGATATAATAAAAGATAGGTTAGATAATGAAGATTGTGTTAATGGATTTTTATTAGATGGCTATCCTAGAACTGTCAATCAAGGTGAAGCTTTAAAAACTTTATTGGATGAAAAAGATATTCACCTTGATACAGCATTATTAATAAAGGTTCCTAGAGAATTCATTCTAGATAGAATGACTGGTCGTAGAGTTTGCCTTGCATGTGGTGCTAGTTATCATATTGCATTTAATCCATCGAAAGTAGATGGTAAATGTGATTTATGTGGAAGTGATCTTGTTCAAAGAGCTGATGACACTGAAGTAACCGTTAATGAACGGATTGACATATATGAAGCTCAAACACAACCATTGATAAAGTATTACGGTGACAAAAACTTATTATCAGAAGTTGACGGGACACAAGAAATTAATAGTGTATTTGACAGTATATGTAGTATCTTAGCTGAGATAAAAAATGATAAACATTAA
- the secY gene encoding preprotein translocase subunit SecY: protein MLSTIRNAWKIPDLKKRMIFTLLMVVIIRVGIFIPVPGVDASKLASLTSNGGTLLSFYNMLSGGAFGKFSIFAMGVGPYINASIIMQLLVIAIPSLEQLSKEGLEGRKKIQDYTRYASIVLGVLQAFGLYAAIAGTGAFSDTSSLTIFLVVLTMTTASTFLVWIGEQITGKGIGNGISLIIFINIISGLPDLAYKIAGLQKAGTVSFVEVILFVVIAVALLIAVVIASLSERRIPVQYAGKAVGNKVFKGQSTHIPIGVNASGVIGIIFAMSVMMFPATIAQVKPTSSIAKFITGSRWSVFEANTWKYALVYFVLIVFFTWFYTQVTFKPDEMAENMHKSSGFIPGIRPGENTATYIDSVLTKISILGGVFAGVIALFPIITEGFTQFKGIYFGGTMLLIMVNVGLETLRQLESQLVMRHYKGFLK, encoded by the coding sequence ATGCTATCAACCATACGTAATGCCTGGAAAATTCCTGATTTAAAAAAACGTATGATATTTACGCTACTTATGGTTGTAATTATACGGGTAGGTATTTTCATTCCTGTTCCCGGTGTAGATGCTAGCAAGTTAGCAAGTTTAACTAGTAATGGAGGAACATTACTTAGTTTTTACAATATGCTTTCGGGTGGTGCATTTGGTAAGTTTAGTATTTTCGCAATGGGTGTTGGTCCATACATAAATGCATCTATTATAATGCAATTACTAGTAATCGCAATTCCTTCTTTAGAGCAACTTTCTAAAGAAGGACTCGAAGGACGTAAGAAAATACAAGATTATACTAGATATGCTTCAATAGTACTTGGAGTTTTGCAGGCCTTTGGCTTGTATGCTGCTATTGCAGGGACTGGAGCATTTTCGGATACATCTAGTTTAACCATATTTTTGGTGGTACTAACGATGACTACTGCATCAACATTTTTGGTGTGGATAGGTGAACAAATAACAGGTAAAGGTATTGGTAATGGTATTTCATTGATAATATTTATTAATATTATATCTGGATTACCTGACCTTGCATATAAAATTGCTGGACTTCAAAAGGCAGGCACTGTAAGTTTTGTTGAGGTTATATTGTTTGTTGTAATTGCTGTGGCATTATTAATTGCAGTAGTAATAGCAAGTTTAAGTGAAAGAAGAATTCCAGTTCAATATGCAGGTAAAGCTGTTGGAAATAAAGTTTTTAAAGGACAATCAACACATATTCCAATTGGAGTAAATGCATCTGGAGTTATCGGTATAATCTTTGCAATGTCAGTAATGATGTTTCCAGCAACAATAGCACAGGTAAAACCTACATCTTCAATTGCAAAATTCATCACGGGAAGTCGTTGGAGCGTATTTGAAGCAAATACTTGGAAATATGCATTGGTGTATTTTGTATTAATAGTATTCTTTACATGGTTTTATACTCAGGTAACATTTAAACCAGATGAAATGGCAGAAAATATGCATAAATCATCAGGTTTCATACCAGGTATTAGACCGGGCGAGAATACGGCAACATATATCGATAGTGTACTTACTAAGATTTCAATCCTTGGAGGAGTATTTGCGGGTGTTATAGCATTGTTTCCTATTATTACAGAAGGATTTACTCAATTCAAGGGAATATACTTTGGAGGTACAATGTTATTAATTATGGTTAATGTTGGCCTTGAAACGTTGAGACAACTTGAATCACAATTAGTAATGCGTCATTACAAGGGATTTCTTAAATAA